From the genome of Acidobacteriota bacterium, one region includes:
- a CDS encoding NTP transferase domain-containing protein yields the protein MGDIAALILAADRGVDFATAAALQVFRGRPLLQSSLERVGHWPVDRTVVVLGADEEEVMDTLDFGNCTVVIDPEWQEGSASPLRAGLDHLLREVGISTVILADVSQVVFDADVVGNLLTAADSERSWAVVAKYRYEWAMPYLIGIDLWPQLLGREGDAGIERLLKAHPDWVHEMYLDAPRPLTITHIEDLSAPRRS from the coding sequence ATGGGCGATATCGCCGCTCTCATACTCGCTGCTGATCGCGGCGTAGATTTTGCCACGGCCGCCGCACTCCAAGTGTTTCGGGGCCGACCGTTGCTCCAGTCCTCCCTTGAGCGAGTCGGCCATTGGCCGGTGGATCGCACCGTTGTTGTCCTCGGCGCAGACGAGGAGGAGGTGATGGACACCTTGGACTTTGGAAACTGCACGGTGGTCATCGACCCTGAGTGGCAAGAGGGGTCGGCATCCCCGCTGCGAGCCGGGCTCGATCACCTGTTGCGCGAGGTCGGTATCAGCACCGTGATCCTTGCGGATGTTTCTCAGGTTGTGTTCGACGCTGACGTGGTGGGCAATCTACTAACGGCGGCCGATAGCGAGAGGTCTTGGGCTGTGGTTGCCAAGTACCGATATGAGTGGGCGATGCCGTATCTCATCGGCATAGATCTTTGGCCCCAGCTGCTCGGACGCGAGGGCGACGCTGGTATCGAGAGGCTTCTCAAAGCGCATCCCGATTGGGTTCACGAGATGTACCTCGACGCGCCTCGACCGCTCACGATCACTCACATCGAAGATCTCAGCGCCCCTCGTCGCAGTTAA